In Desulfosoma sp., the genomic stretch AAAGGCCAGGCGATGATGGGGGCTTTGACCACCTGTTCCGGAGAAACCTCTTTACGCAGGTGTGCCTTGGGATTTAACGCCCCGCAACGATGACTCTTAGAGGAAATCCTTGCCAAGGCCATTTTGCCTTCTTCCGGCGAAATGCCGTACTTGGCGAAGTAGCGTGTGGCCATGAGCGCAAAGCCGCCGGGCGCCGTAAAGTTAGGAAGAATGAAACGGTTCAAAGTGCCCATGGCCGTGTCGAAGCCGGGAAGACCTCCGTACCCCGTATCTTTCAGCTTTTCCACCCCAAGGGCCAAGGCGATGCGGCAGGCTCCCGAAGCCACAGCGTAGCAGGCTCCACGAAAGGCTTCAGTGCCCGTGGCGCAAAAGTTTTCTACACGGGTGACGGGAATGCTTGGAAGTTTCAGCGCCTGCGCCAAGGGAATGGCGCTTTTGCCCACATTCACCTCATCGAAACAGGTGCCCAGCCAAGCCGCTTCAATCTCCTTCTTCTCTATGCCCGCATCCTGCAACGCTTCCGAGAAGGCTTCCACCATGAGGTCTTCGGCTCCATCGTTCCAGCGTTCTCCGAACCGAGTGCACCCCATGCCGATAATCGCCACTTTGTCTTTGATTCCTGTCGCCATGGTTCTCCCCCTTCTTTACTTACGCGCCGATGCCACAGGAACGGCCTTCCAGAAATAGGTGTGAAGGCCGCGCTGAGGGTCATGGTATTTGCGTCGAAGATGCAGTTCCACCGGCTGATCCACATGAAGGGACTCCAAGGCGCAATCAGTGAAATCCAGCATCATGCGCCCTCCCCCTTCAAAGTCCACGATACCGTAGATCTGCGGCGGATCCAGGCAGAAAGCCAGGTTGTCTCCCGTGTAGCTGAAGATGCGACCGGGTTTATCGGAAAAAAGGTAAGGTTCCATCTCATCCACCGCCTGGCATTCTCCGATGGCACAGATGCGCTGGGGTGGAAACTGGGGCGTGCCGCACCGACGACACCGAGATCCCTCCAATCCCAAAATGGTCCGCCGATACCGCCACTGCACCGAGAGGGGTGTTTCCGCCTGAAATTCGCCTCGAAGCCCTGTTTCCACGGGGACCATTTCACGAAAGGCTAAAGCTTTTTCGTAAGAATCGAGCAGGGATCTGCGGGCCAAAAGGGATTCGAATGTCCAGGCAGGTTTGAAAGAAGCGGCGGCTTCGGTGACCCGAAAGTGGAGCACATCCACGCCACTTCCGTATCCAACCACCAGGATGTGCTCTCCCGGGGAAGCCGATTCCAAAACGCGGCACAGCATGAGGAGGGGATGAGCCGTTCCAGTATCTCCCACCTGAGCCGCAAGAGAATCGGCCACCTTTTCGGCAGGAAGTCCCAGCTTGGCGGCAATCAAGCCGTGTTCCCTGGGATACGGGCAAGGGTAAATGACCGTAGAAAAAGCCTCTGGTGAGAGCTTTTCCCGAGCGAGATAATCTTTGACGGCTCGAGGAATGAGCGACACATAGCCCTCGTCCCGAATCCAACGTTCTTCCCAGGATCGCGCTATTTTCTTCTCGTTTTCTCGAACCGGCCCTGGAAAATCGACACTTATGGATAAGGACCCCACCAGTTCGGCGAGAACACCATCGGATCCCATCAGGAGGGCCGCTGCACCGTCTCCGAAGAGGAATTCTTCGGGACCGCCCATTTTGGCACGCCGTGCATCGGCCGCCACAGCCATCGCTCGCATCGAAGCCCCGCTCGCCACATGGGCGGCCGCTGCAAATACAGCCGATGTGCCGGCTCGGGTCGATCCCGTCACATCCAAAACGGTGGATGTTTCCGAGAGGCTTAAAGCCTCCCGTACAATGGCGGCGTTCTGACGTTCCGCGTAGGGGAATGTGGACGATGCGGCAAAAAGAGCGGTGCAGGCGGGATCGGGGTGAAACCGGCAGGCGTTTCGCGCCGCCGCAGCCGCCAATGTGATGGCGTCTTCGTCCGCACCCGCCACGGCCTTTTCCCCACCCCCTAGAGCCCATAGGCTGGGATTGATCCAGGCCATGGCTTTGGCGATCGTTTTCCTCTCCAAGCGATACCTGGGTAGAAACGCCCCGTAAGCAACAATGCCGACCATGAAAACCTCCTCCTTGGTTTCGAGTGCAAGAAACCCTTTTGGGCCACGTTCTAACCGAGCGCTCGTTCAGTTCCTGACAGACATGAAGGTGGATGTCAAGAAAAAGTTAGGGCTTGGGAGAATGAACGGGTCGGGGGTAGAATAGGAAAGTATGGTATCGCTTATGGGCACTAAGGGGTTCTCAATGGAGATGCGAAAACTCTCCATGGTTCAGGAAACGGCTTCGCATGTGCAGCAGGCCTGTCGCCTCTACGAGGCTCTGGGGGAGGAAATCCTTACCGATGAGCCTATAGCTCGAGCGCTGGAAGCCTACAGGGCGGCCATTCAAAGAACGCGAGCGGCTTTTGCCGATGCAGGCATCTTTGAAGCGTGCGGCGTCTGTGCGGCGCATGTTTTTGGAGGGTGCTGTTTTCCGGACATGGAATGGAACTATACGGTGGTGCATCTTCTCATCAATCGATTGTTGGGTTGCCGGCTTCCCACGCGTCATGCCCACGAGGACCAGTGTCTCTTTCTCGGCGATAAAGGCTGCCTTCTTACGGCCAAGAACCATTTTTGCCTCAACTACTTCTGTCAGGACATTCAAAGAAAGCTCGGACCCACAACCATGAAGGCCATTCTTCAGGTGGTGGGAGCCGAAATCATGGCGGGCTGGCACGTAGAACTTCTTCTCATGCACCGTTACCGCCCGGATCTCTTTGTCTAACACCTTTAATCGACAAAGTTCACACCACCGGAACGTCCTGCTTTTTTCGAATTCTTGCCTTTCACAATCCTCACCGATCGCTGACCTTTGTACCCAAAGTCGAAGTCTTCCCTCAGCATGGTTCGTTCCGCAGCTAGAAGACCTGGCTAAGATCTTCGCTGAAATCCCATTTTTCGCTGAGAACGGAGGTATTCCGCCCGCATACCCGGCGAGATCAAAGCCCGTGCCCGAAGGAAGGGACACAGTGTCAGGTTTGTAGGACCGAGGCGCCGCCTCGCCCCTCCCCTTGAGATGCCATGAAAGACCTTGGTCTAGGGGCTTTTCGGACAAAGTCCTTGGAACTGTTCCAAGAACTTAGAATGAGCCCGAGTTCCTTCTGAACCCAACTTTTCAGACCACCTGCAGCGCCGGGGCAATGGATGCGCCGGCCGGATCCATCCTCGCCCCGGTGCAACCCTGAGATGCGCTGATCTGCAACAGCACGGCGGTCAAGAACAACGTCGACCGGCTCCTGCAAGCACAAGTGATCTATCTGAAGCAGCGCCCGGTTATCCCAACCACCCCCCCGTAACCCGTAGGGCGGATGAAGCGAAGCGCAATCCGCCATCATCCCCAGTACCCCCGTAGGGCGGATGAAGCGAAGCGCAATCCGCCATCATCCCCAGTACCCCCGTAGGGCGGATGAAGCGAAGCGCAATCCGCCACCATACACAACGAAACGGAATCCGCTTCCGCTTACCCCAAAAAGCGCAACGTCCCCATGAGCGCCGCCATGAGCCCGAAACCCAAGCCAATGGTCCATTGAAGCTGGGAAAACCGCTTGTCCATGGCCTGAAAGCGAGCGCTGGTTTCACGTTGCAGCGCCTCAAAACGAGCGTTGGTTTCACGTTGTAGAGCTTCAAAACGAGCATTGGTTTCACGTTGCAGCGTTTCAAAACGAGCGCTGATTTCACGCTGCAGAGCTTCAAAGCGCTTATCAACAACCTCAAAGAGGGTCGCGATTTCCCGCTGAACTGCCTCAAAACGCTTATCCATAGCTTCAAAGCGCTTATCAACAGCCTCAAAGCGGGTGGCGATTTCCCGCTGAAGTGCCTCAAAGCGCTTATCCATGGCTTCAAAACGCTTCTCCATGGCTTCAAAACGCTTCTCCATGGCTTCAAATCGCTTATCAACAGCTTCAAACCGGGCGATCATTTCCCGCTGCAGCGACTCAAAGCGCTTTTCCATCGCTTCAAAACGCTTTTCTGAAGCGTGAAAATGAGCAATTTGAATTTCCCTGAAGGCTCGCAGCTCTTCCTCGACCCGAACCACCCTTTCCATCAGGGAAAGTTCCCGGGCGCGCTGTTCGTTTTCTTTCACAAACGCTGCGAGTTTTTCCGAGAAAAGTTCATCTACCTTTTCTCGAAAAAGCTGTTCCACACTCTGCGCGATCCAATCCTTCACTTCCCTTTCGCTCAGAGACGATCCGGGGAGGCTCATGGAACAGGCTCCTTCTTTTGGTGTGATTTTTCAAAACCTTACCACCTGTTTCTCTCGCTGACAAGATCGCCCGAACTCGTGCCACTGTGGATGCAAAAATCAGCCATTTCCCCTCCAACCCGCACCCGCAACCCGTAGGGCGGATGAAGGCGAAGCCGGAATCCGCCATTATCAAATACCGAGCGTTATCAGACAAAACCACTCCCCCCACCACCTGGCTCAACCGCCACCCGATCATCTTGTGCCTTGACACATGACGCAACGACTCCATTCTCAATTGGCGGATTCGGGTGGGGCATTTTGTGTGGGGCTTTCCGAGCGGTGCATTCTGGGCGGCGCATTTCGCTTCGTTTCATGCGCCCTACGCTTCATGCGCCCTATGCAGCAGGTGCCGTACGGGATGGGTGGCGCATTCCGGCTTCGCCTCCATGCGCCCTACGAGGTTCGGGGTTGGGTAGGATGGTGGCGAACACGGCTGTAGGCTGTAGGGCTGATGAAGGCGAAGCCGGAATCCGCCACCACCCGCCAGAAACACCCCCGTAGGGCGGATGAAGGCGAAGCCGGAATCCGCCATCATACACAACGAAGTGGAATCTGCTCGGTGATGTAAAAAGTTTTGTATAAAATTTTAAACGGCAATGGTTGAAAGGCGGAAATTTTACACAAAATGCTTGACACTACCGAGTTTTCGAACGTCTTGCCGGCGTCGTCAGCCCGAGTCTGTCACAAATTCCGGTTAAGAAGCTCCTATAAGTTTGAAAAAGGAAAGAATACCTGCAGATAACAGATCACTCCTGCAGACCTGCCATGGCCCGTCGCTGATTTTGGTCGTTAGACCTGAGTTTCCTCCGGCTTGAATAAATCCTCACCTTTTCATGGCCTTGCCCGGTCCATGGTTAGGGAGCGCCGGGGGGCTTGCTACATCCGTTCTCAGTTAAGTCTCCGGCCGGAACGGCAGAGTTGCCGTTTTTTCTTAAAGTCTCTTTCATATTTTGCCGTTGATTATCCCGTAAGGCTGGCTCACACATGAAAGGATGCTTCATGGGAACGAACAATGTGGTTTTTTTGGAAGCCATCGAGTGGTTTGATCCTTCAGGCAAAGACATGCTTCATCGCATCCCTGAGGAAGGATCGGGAGAAATCAAGTTCGGGGCCCAGTTGACCGTGCGCGAAAGTCAAGTGGCGGTCCTTTTTTACCAAGGGAAAGCCGTAGCGGCTTTCGGTCCCGGCCGTCACACACTCAAAACCGCCAACATTCCCATTTTAACCAAGCTTTTGAGTCTTCCTTGGGCTTTCACCAGCCCGCTTCGAGCGGAAGTCTATTTCGTCAACACCAAGACCTTTACCAACCTCAAATGGGGCACTCGAGATCCTGTAGCCTTTCGAGATGCCGCTTTGGGGCTGGTTCGTCTTCGAGCCCACGGTGTGGTCAATGTGCGTATTGTGCAGCCGGTTTTGTTCATCAACCGACTCGTAGGCACCCTAGGTCGATTCACCACGGAAGATGTGGAAGAATACCTGAGCCGCGTTATCGTGTCTCGACTGAACGACCTTATGGGTGAAGAACTCACAAGCCTTCTCGATCTACCCGGCCGCTACGACGCTTGGGCAGAAAAGCTCAAGGCACGCCTCGCAGAAGATGCCTCTCATTTCGGCATGGCCCTCACGCATCTCTACATCAATGCCATCACCCCTCCCGAAGAAGTCCAACGGGCCATCGACGATCGAAGCAAGCTGGGTGCCTTTGAGGACTTAAACAAACTTTTGAAACTTAAGGCCGCCTCGGCCATGGAAAAAGCTGCGGAAAACCCGGGAACAGGCGGCGAAGCGGCTGGAATCGGTTTGGCTTTCATGATTCCAGGCCTCATGGCCGAAGCCTTTCGAGAACACAAACCCTCAGACCGCCACAGCGCCCCGGGACCTCAATGCCCGGACTGCCACAGTTCTGTTCCTGAAAACGCTCAGTTTTGCCCTCACTGCGGACATCAGCTGGTGGTTTTCAATCAGTGCCCTTACTGCAGCAAGAACCTGTCTCCTACCGCCCGCTATTGCCCACGGTGCGGGAATGCGGTGTCCAAAGAGGTCTTGGAAAAGAAATGCCGACACTGCGGAGCGTCCAACCTTCCCCAAGCTGTTTTTTGCGATCAGTGCGGTGAAAGGCTTTAAAACCCACATACATCATCCCTGCCCTCAATGCGGCGGCTCTGTGACCCTGGAAGATACAGACAGAATCTTTCAGTGCCCTTTCTGTCGCGTTCGGCTCGCCTTTCAAGCGACACCGCATTTCACCTATGTGCTTCCGGCCAAAAACGTTAAGCCTCTTCACCCTCTGACTTATCTTCCCTATTGGCGGTTTCGAGGTTTCACGTTTGTCTTGGACACTCAGAAACTTCACCATCACATTCTCGATGTGAACACCGCTGCCGCGACAGTGTGCGGTATTCCTTCATCCCTTGGCCTTCGGCCTCAAGCCGTGCCCATGTCCTTCTATACGCCGATGATTCCCGGAACATTTCTTCAACCTCAGGTTTCCTGGAAAGGATTTCTCAAGTCCATGGGCCTCGGCCTCAAAAGCAGACTCAAAGAACCTGCGTCACAAATGACCTATCACGCCTTTATCGGCGAAAGTGTGAGTCTCATCTATGCTCCCTTTTTCAAGCAGCAAGGAAAGATGCACGACGCCGTGACCGGCCGGGCCTTAAAACCATGGCCGGAAGAACTTTCCCGTGCCGTGGAGGGCACGAACCCTGAGTCCCGGCTGCATTTTCTTCCTACTTTGTGCCCTCGATGCGGCGGCGACATGGAAGGAGAACGGGACGCTTTGGTCCTTCGCTGTCAAACCTGTTCGGAATTTTGGGAAATGACCGAATGTGAATGGCACTCGCTGGAAGTGGCTTGGATTCCCGGGGGCACTCAGGAAACCGTCTGGGCCCCTTTTTGGGTCCTTGATGTGGCTGCCCAAGGATTTCCTCTGGAAACCTTTGATGATTTCCTCACCTTGACCCGAGCTCCCATCATCCGTATGACCAAAAAGGCCGAGACCCCATTTCATTTCTGGATCCCGGCCTTCAAAATCGCTCCTCAATTTTTCCTTCGTGCGGCCCGAGCCGCCACGGTCCATCAGCCCGACACCGTGACCGAACAAGCGGTCCCTTTTAAGGCCCTCTACCCCGTAACCCTTCCTTCCGTGGAAGCCTTTCAAGCATGCCCGATTCTTTTAGGTGCCTTTAGCCCTTCCAAAGAAGAACTCCTTCCCAAAATCCGCCAAGGCCGATTGGCCTTTCGAGGAAAAAGGCTGGCCTATGTGCCCCTAAGGCGCCTCAGTTCCGAATGGCTCATGGAACCCTTTGGCATCGCCCTTCCCATGCACACACTGCGCTGGGGCCGCACCCTCTAAAGCAACACCTTAGGAAAACAGACTCTGGTAGTGGCGCCGAAGATCCCTTTTGAGAATCTTTCCTGTAGGTGTTTTGGGTAAAGCCTCCACCACAACCACGGCCTTGGGCACCTTAAAACCTGCCAGCTCCTTTTTGCATAGGGCGACAATCTCTTCTTCCGTAATAGTTTCCCCGGCCTTGGGCACCACGATGGCGGTCACCGCCTCAATCCATTTGGGGTGCGGCACACCGATAACGGCCACTTCCGAAACACGCGGATTCTTGTAAATGACTTCTTCCACTTCACGAGTGGAGACGTTTTCGCCGCCTGTTTTCACCATGTCCTTTTTGCGGTCCACCACGGTGATGTAACGGTCTTGATCGTAGACGCCCACATCTCCTGAGTGAAACCACCCGCCGGCCATGGCTTCTTCGGTCTTGTCCGGATCTTTGAAATACATGAGCATGACATGAGGACCGCGGCCGCAAATTTCGCCGGGAATTCCGGGACCGACAATCGGACGACAGAGATCGTCCAAGAGGGCTGTTTCCATGTTCAGACCGCCCATACCGGCTGATCCCGGTTTGGTCAGCTGGTCGGCGGGTTTGAGAATCGTGTGATACGGTGAAAGTTCTGTTTGGCCGTAGTAATTATAGAGCCTTTGGCATGACGGAAGCCGACGCTGAATTTCCTTTAACACCTCCACAGGCATGATGGACGCCCCATAATATCCCTTCTGAACCGAGGACAGATCCCTTTTGTCAAAGTCAGGATGACGCAACAGCCCGATCCATACGGTGGGAGGTGCGAAAAAGACCGTGGCGCGATGTTCTTCGATCTTCTGTAAAATGGTCGGTATATCGGCCGTGGGGAGCAACACATTGGTGGCCCCAAGCCAGAAAAAGGGGGTCAGAAACACATCGCGCTGCGCACAGTGAAAGATGGGCAGTGCATTGAGGTTCACGTCCTGAGGACTGTATTCCCCATCCACGATGCAACCCATGTATTGGGCCATAAGGGACTGGTTGGTGAGCACCACACCCTTGGGCAGGGATTCAGTCCCGCTTGTGTAGGTCATTTGCACAGGATCTTCAATGTGCAGCTCCACCTCGGGCTCTTCAGCCGACTGGGCTTCCGCCCAAGAGTCGAAATCCAGCCAGCCTTGCGGAGCGGCACGACCCGCTCCCTGGTTGGACCAGATCCGATGGGACACCGTTGGCATCTCCTCCAGAACTCCGTCCACAAGCTCAGCCAGTGCGTCTTCCACGATAAAAAACCTGGCTTCCGAATGGTTGATGCAATAGGCGATATCCTTGCCTCGAAGCAAATAGTTGATGGCCAAGTAAATGCCTCCAGCCTTGGCCGTGCCGAGCCATGTGAGCACATGATGAACGGTGTTGTGCGCCAAAATGGCGACGCGGTCAAAGCGCTTCAATCCCAGGGCCAAAAGCCCTTGAGCCACACGGTTTGTGGCCTCTTCCAGTTGCGCGTAGGTCAGGGTTTGGTCGCCGAAAATCAAAGCGGGCTTATCTGGATACCGATAAGCGCTGCGCCGCACGATGTCCGCGATTACCCAACGCGTGATTCTGTTGTAGCGCGATCGCAAAAAGGCGATGCTTTCCCGGTCGAACTGGTGAAAGTGTTTTTTGGCATCCTCGGTGAGCGGCCTTATGACTTTCATCGGCATTCTCCTCTTTCTTCACGAGCGGCCTTGGGGCGCGATCCAAGGACTTCACATGGCACTTGCCGCGCGGAACACGCCCCCTGAGTGCTTTAGGAGCTTGTCTGACAATGGATGTTTCGCTGCAAGCGCGGGCGTCCCGCCTGCACAAAGAGCGGGCCCGAGACCTGCACTCCCAGAAAAAGACCGAATCTCAGGCTCTTAGGGGCGGAGGGTGCTCGCCCCTCTTTTGAGACGGTCTTCGGTGCAACCGGCATCGTCGTTTTTCGTACGAATTTCCATGGAAAGTTTCTAGACGAAACGGGGTGGCCTCTTTTCCACAAAAGCCTGGAGCCCCTCTCGGCCGTCGGCGTGTCGGGCACAGGCCACCAGGAAGCGGCGCTCCCATTCCGCCTGCTCCTCAAAAGACCTCTGAAACGATCCGTTCAACAGTTCCTTGACACAGGCAAAAGAATGGAGGGATCTGCAGACAAGATCCTGCAGCATTTTGAGGCTTTCCTCTCGAGCCGTGCCGTCGGGCACAAGGCGAGTCACCAACCCCCATTCCAAAGCCTTTCCCGCCGGAATACGTTCGTCAAAAACGGCAATCTCCAGGGCTCGAGCCAATCCCACGAGGCGCGGTAGAGAAAAGGTTCCTCCACCGTCGATACACAGTCCATTGGATGTGTAAGCTTGCTGGAAAAAGGCCGACTCCTCAATGACGCGAAAGTCGCACGCCAAAGCCAACATGAACCCGGCACCGGCCGCCGCCCCATGCACAGCGGCCACCACAGGCTTGGGCATAGTTCGAATTTGGACCGCCAATCGATTCAATTGCCCGGCCAGAACGTGCAAAGAGGTACCGGGATCATTGTTAAATTCCAAAGCCCATTTTAAGTCGCCTCCGGCACAAAAAGCCCGCCCTCGCCCGGTCAACAAAACGCCGCGTACGGATGGTTCCACCGCAGCATCGGTCATGGCATCGGCCAATTCGGTCATGAGCCCCAAATTTAAGGCGTTCAATTGCTTGGGACGATTCATGACCACTTCCCGAATCGAACCGTGGTTTAGGACCTCCAGAAATTCAGGCATGAGGGCTCCTTCATCCTATGGACGCTTGAATTTTATGGTTGAAATTTACCGGCTAAAAACCGCTCGACTTTCACGCTCCGTAATGACCGGCATACTGTTCTCGAGCGACGCGTTTAGCAAATTTCCCCACACTTGTCTTGGGAATGGATTCCACAAATAGAACGTCGTCCGGAAGCTGCCATTTGGCGAAATGCGGCCGAATGAAATCCAAAATGGCTTCTTTGGTCACCGAACCCCTGGCCGCCTCCTTCACCACCACCAGGGCCAAAGGGCGTTCCTCCCATTTAGGATGGGGAATCCCGATGACCGCCGCCTCCAACACATCGGGATGAGCCATGATGGCGTTTTCCAGATCGATGGAAGAAATCCATTCTCCGCCGCTCTTGATGAGGTCCTTGAAACGGTCGGTGATTTTAAGGTACCCGTTGGGATCGATGGTGCCCGCGTCCCCGCTTCGCCAATAGCCGTCTTCCGTAAAAGATTCGGCGCTTCGGGGATCGTTGTAATAGGTCCGCGTGATCCAAGGGCCTCGAATGAGCACCTCTCCCACACTCTTGCCATCTCGCGGAAGAGTCTTGCCGTCCGGACCCAAGATCGCCACGTCCAGTCCCACCACGGGAAGCCCCTGCTTTTTTCGAAGCTCCCACCGCTCTTCTTCCGACAAATCCTTAAGCGAAGGCTTAAGATGGTTAATGGTGACGAGAGGAGCCGTTTCCGTAGCCCCGTAGGCGTGAATGACCTGAGCCCCACCCAACTCGAAGAAGCCTTTCATCAGGGCCAGGGGAGGTTCCGTGGCTCCACTGATCATACGTAACCCCGTAAGGTCCGGCTTGGCGGGCAGGTTTTTAATATGGTGCAGCATAGGCAGAAAAATGGCCGGAGCGCCGCAGGTGACGGTCACTTTTTGATCCACCAGCAAGTCGACCAAAGGTGATGGGTCTTCCATGGTATAGCGGCCCGGAAACACAAGTTTGGCTCCAAGCATGGGCCCGCAGAAGAACATTCCCCAGCCTTGAGCGTGGAACATGGGCACAAGTTGCATAATAACATCGTTTTGAGTCATGTGCAGCGCCTGGGCAATAGCCAAAGTGTGCAGGTACATGGCTCGATGGGAATTGTAGACACCTTTAGGCTTTCCCGTGGTTCCCGAGGTGTAACAGGCCGTGCAGGCGGAGGTTTCATCAATCCAGGGAAATTCAAAGTCTTCGTCGCTTTCGGCGATAAGGGTTTCATAGTCGTAAGCCGCGGGAAAGGCGCTTTCACCCACCCCTTTGCCCACATCGTCCAAAACGATCAGTCCTTGCACCGTCGGGCATTCGGCGGCCAGAGGTTCCATGAGGGGTCTCAAGGATGCGGCCACCACCACGAATCGCGCTTCGCTGTGGTTGATCACATAAGTGCGCTCGGCAGCCGAAATGCGGGGATTAAGTTCCAAAAGCACCGCCCCGATTCCGGAAACGGCAAAATAAAGTTCCATGAAACGATGGGTGTTCCAGTCCAAGGCTCCCACACGGTCCCCTGGAGCCACTCCGAGCTTGGTTAAGGCCTTGGCGAGACGTCGCACGCGCCGGTCCACCTCGCCGTAGGTGCTTCGGTGCAACGTTCCGTCCAGGTTCCTGGAGACGACTTCCGTTTCGGGATAATTTCTCGCAGCATGCTTTAAAAAGGTGATCAGGTTCAAGGGATAAGCGTCGTTGGATGTTGCAGGAAACCCTTTGATGATGTTCAAGGCCATGAGCGCACCTCCGACGTTTTCAAGGCGGGTTTTTCAGGGGGTTTTAACCGACACATTCTTTCACCGACTCTTGCGATCCTCACCTCCTTTGGGCCGTTTTCTTTCGGCAAACCACTGTACGTGTCTTTCGTCTCAATCTTTCTTTTCGCTAACTGAGCGCTCGTTCGGTTCCATGCCCCAAAAGTCTAAGGGCGTCAAGGAAAAAGAGAGCCATGATCTCCTCTTTGCTCAGTGCCCTTAAAGGTGGCTTTCTTTCCCGAAAAAAGGCCATCTTCTTTTCAAATAAGGGATGAGACGGGACGAAGGCCCTTTAGTAGCCTGTCCGAAAACTCTCAGTACCAGGGTCTTTCATGGCATTTCGTGGTAGGGGCGAGGCCGCGCCTCGGCCCTACAAAAACGAAACCGGCCCATTCACGGAGGGTGCGGGTTTTCTGCCCGCCGTTTGCGTGGGCGGCGCACCCGCGCTTCGAAGGAAAACTCCGCTCTTGAACACGCTCGCAGCACCTTGGTTCAGTAGAGTTTTTCCCGTTCTTCGAACTCTTTCGAAGACAATGGAAAATCCGTAAAAAGAAACTTGACCAAAGTCCATACTTCCAGTTAACGTAAAGTGTAAACGGAGGGAAATCTATGGCCAAGGACAACCAGAAATCAGAAAGGTTTTTCACCATTTCCGAATTGGCCGCTCAACTGGACATAAGCCCTAGAACCATCCGTTTTTACGAGGAAAAAGGCCTCATCACCCCTCGGCGCACTCCGGGCAATCAGCGCGTCTATACGCTCAAGGACCGTGCGCGCCTCAAACTTATTCTTCGAGGAAAACGTTTTGGATTTTCCCTGGATGAAATCGCCGAAATGATCGGCTTAGCCGATACGGACATGGACGAAGCGGCCCAGATTCGAAAGAGCCTCGATTACGGCCGCAAAAAACTGAATGAAATTCGGGACCGCATGAAAGACCTCATTATTCTCGAACAGGACCTCTTGGCCGTACAGAAGAAACTCGAAAAACGCCTAGAAGAACTGACAAGAGAGGACAAGGGCGGGGAGGAAACAAAACTATGAATCTAAGAGAAATGTTGGATCGGAACGCCAGAAAATTCGCCAACAAAGAAGCGATCCGTTCTCAGGGGCAAGCCATGAGCTTTTCCGAACTCAAGGAGAAAGCAGAAAGGGCGGCAGCCGTCTTTCAGGCATATGGGCTTCGTCCCGGAGACACAGCCGCCGTGATGAGTCAGAACACACCCCACTTTGTCGTCGTGTTTTTTGGCCTTCAAAAAGCTGGCGTTGCAGTGGTTCCCGTCAATCACAAGCTGGCACCTCCAGAGGTTCAATACATTCTGGAACACAGCAAGGCCCGTCTCTTCCTCTTTGACGGCGCTTTGGCGCACGTCGCGGAAGCCCTCTCCTTGCCCATCCCCGCCGTGTCCATGGACACTCCAGTCCCTCAAAGACCATTCCTCGAAGATTTACTGACCGATGCGCCGGCTTTGACACCTGTACCCGTGGAGGACGACGATACGGCTGAAATTCTCTATACAAGCGGGACGACCGGAAAACCCAAGGGCTGTGTCCTGACCCATCGCAGTGTGGTCATGGCCGCCATAACCGGCGCTTTGGCCTTGAAGATGGACGAGAAGGATCGCTTGCTCATGGCCATGCCCAT encodes the following:
- a CDS encoding SPFH domain-containing protein, which gives rise to MGTNNVVFLEAIEWFDPSGKDMLHRIPEEGSGEIKFGAQLTVRESQVAVLFYQGKAVAAFGPGRHTLKTANIPILTKLLSLPWAFTSPLRAEVYFVNTKTFTNLKWGTRDPVAFRDAALGLVRLRAHGVVNVRIVQPVLFINRLVGTLGRFTTEDVEEYLSRVIVSRLNDLMGEELTSLLDLPGRYDAWAEKLKARLAEDASHFGMALTHLYINAITPPEEVQRAIDDRSKLGAFEDLNKLLKLKAASAMEKAAENPGTGGEAAGIGLAFMIPGLMAEAFREHKPSDRHSAPGPQCPDCHSSVPENAQFCPHCGHQLVVFNQCPYCSKNLSPTARYCPRCGNAVSKEVLEKKCRHCGASNLPQAVFCDQCGERL
- a CDS encoding OB-fold domain-containing protein — protein: MVGIVAYGAFLPRYRLERKTIAKAMAWINPSLWALGGGEKAVAGADEDAITLAAAAARNACRFHPDPACTALFAASSTFPYAERQNAAIVREALSLSETSTVLDVTGSTRAGTSAVFAAAAHVASGASMRAMAVAADARRAKMGGPEEFLFGDGAAALLMGSDGVLAELVGSLSISVDFPGPVRENEKKIARSWEERWIRDEGYVSLIPRAVKDYLAREKLSPEAFSTVIYPCPYPREHGLIAAKLGLPAEKVADSLAAQVGDTGTAHPLLMLCRVLESASPGEHILVVGYGSGVDVLHFRVTEAAASFKPAWTFESLLARRSLLDSYEKALAFREMVPVETGLRGEFQAETPLSVQWRYRRTILGLEGSRCRRCGTPQFPPQRICAIGECQAVDEMEPYLFSDKPGRIFSYTGDNLAFCLDPPQIYGIVDFEGGGRMMLDFTDCALESLHVDQPVELHLRRKYHDPQRGLHTYFWKAVPVASARK
- a CDS encoding acetyl-CoA acetyltransferase; protein product: MATGIKDKVAIIGMGCTRFGERWNDGAEDLMVEAFSEALQDAGIEKKEIEAAWLGTCFDEVNVGKSAIPLAQALKLPSIPVTRVENFCATGTEAFRGACYAVASGACRIALALGVEKLKDTGYGGLPGFDTAMGTLNRFILPNFTAPGGFALMATRYFAKYGISPEEGKMALARISSKSHRCGALNPKAHLRKEVSPEQVVKAPIIAWPLGLFDCCGVSDGAAAAIVTTPDVARGLGKTPVLVKALQIAATSGEEMLTTRWDGTYLKTTTEAAKRAYLEAGITRPREELSVLEVHDCFSITELVTYEDLQISERGRAIRDINDGFFELEGKIPCQSDGGLKCFGHPIGASGIRMIYEVYNQLLHRAGPRQIANPRLGLTHNLGGIPSFSVCSVGIFGL
- a CDS encoding acyl-CoA synthetase, which encodes MKVIRPLTEDAKKHFHQFDRESIAFLRSRYNRITRWVIADIVRRSAYRYPDKPALIFGDQTLTYAQLEEATNRVAQGLLALGLKRFDRVAILAHNTVHHVLTWLGTAKAGGIYLAINYLLRGKDIAYCINHSEARFFIVEDALAELVDGVLEEMPTVSHRIWSNQGAGRAAPQGWLDFDSWAEAQSAEEPEVELHIEDPVQMTYTSGTESLPKGVVLTNQSLMAQYMGCIVDGEYSPQDVNLNALPIFHCAQRDVFLTPFFWLGATNVLLPTADIPTILQKIEEHRATVFFAPPTVWIGLLRHPDFDKRDLSSVQKGYYGASIMPVEVLKEIQRRLPSCQRLYNYYGQTELSPYHTILKPADQLTKPGSAGMGGLNMETALLDDLCRPIVGPGIPGEICGRGPHVMLMYFKDPDKTEEAMAGGWFHSGDVGVYDQDRYITVVDRKKDMVKTGGENVSTREVEEVIYKNPRVSEVAVIGVPHPKWIEAVTAIVVPKAGETITEEEIVALCKKELAGFKVPKAVVVVEALPKTPTGKILKRDLRRHYQSLFS
- a CDS encoding enoyl-CoA hydratase-related protein, with product MPEFLEVLNHGSIREVVMNRPKQLNALNLGLMTELADAMTDAAVEPSVRGVLLTGRGRAFCAGGDLKWALEFNNDPGTSLHVLAGQLNRLAVQIRTMPKPVVAAVHGAAAGAGFMLALACDFRVIEESAFFQQAYTSNGLCIDGGGTFSLPRLVGLARALEIAVFDERIPAGKALEWGLVTRLVPDGTAREESLKMLQDLVCRSLHSFACVKELLNGSFQRSFEEQAEWERRFLVACARHADGREGLQAFVEKRPPRFV